The following coding sequences are from one Streptomyces venezuelae window:
- a CDS encoding DUF2945 domain-containing protein: MAQEKKLKKGDQVSWKSHGQTVPGKVKKKITERTEAAGRSVDASKDEPQYEVTSDKSGRNAVHKPGALRKRGGGS, translated from the coding sequence GTGGCCCAGGAAAAGAAGCTCAAAAAGGGTGACCAGGTCTCCTGGAAGAGTCATGGGCAGACCGTGCCGGGCAAGGTGAAGAAGAAGATCACGGAGCGTACGGAGGCCGCGGGGCGGAGCGTCGACGCATCCAAGGACGAGCCCCAGTACGAAGTCACCAGCGACAAGTCCGGCCGCAACGCCGTCCACAAGCCAGGGGCCCTGCGCAAGAGGGGCGGCGGCTCTTGA
- a CDS encoding DUF3140 domain-containing protein — MSGDGGGDLRKQRDDTYKEFKDAVNMTPRALKDWLATDKSKSVGQSDGGGESVGHASGRRIIELLEKKKTDLTDSDIAHMRKVVGYVHRHLKQRPSGDVTETRWRYSLMNWGHDPVA; from the coding sequence TTGAGCGGCGACGGCGGTGGCGACCTTCGGAAACAGCGTGACGACACCTACAAGGAGTTCAAGGACGCCGTCAACATGACGCCTCGCGCGCTCAAGGACTGGCTGGCCACCGACAAATCGAAGAGCGTGGGGCAGTCGGACGGCGGCGGCGAGAGCGTCGGGCACGCGTCCGGGCGCCGCATCATCGAGCTGCTGGAGAAGAAGAAGACCGATCTCACGGACAGCGACATCGCACACATGCGTAAGGTCGTGGGGTACGTGCACCGCCATCTGAAGCAGCGGCCCAGCGGCGACGTCACGGAGACACGGTGGAGGTACTCCCTCATGAACTGGGGGCACGACCCGGTGGCGTAG